A stretch of the Candidatus Binatus sp. genome encodes the following:
- a CDS encoding recombinase family protein — protein sequence MQLAKLALRRCAIYTRKSSEEGLEQDFNSLHAQREACEAYIKSQSGEGWRLIKTVYDDGGVSGGTMERAALQQLLAHIREKLIDVVVVYKVDRLTRSLADFAKMVEIFDAGGVSFVAVTQQFNTTTSMGRLTLNVLLSFAQFEREVTGERIRDKIAASKRKGMWMGGVVSLGYEVQDRKLVIVEAEAEAVRMIFRRYLELGCVRLLRNDLDGRAIRSKTRVSKKGLESGGKSFSRGALYELLANPIYIGQIRHKGICHQGLHEPIIDQSLWERVQQLLRDHTVRKSKAETPKPGPLAGKLFDEAGEPLVYARTFKGERRYRYYFSRSLANGSSGEGERGWRLPATEIERSVLSATRQILNDRVAIASAVGEIGADVDQVRAVLHSATQWCQRLNVDAEAWTALKELVERVDLKRDGIGVTLRLAALTNPGQESSIATGATISRFVPLVMQRRGAELRLIIEGDTNPPMIMDPALLKAVARARIWFERLASGHVKSVSQLADSEGLHKRYLRRVLSLAFLAPEIVEAIVESRQPVNLTAQKLLNRIDLPMDWKEQKKVVGLG from the coding sequence ATGCAGCTCGCTAAGTTGGCGCTTCGGCGCTGCGCGATTTACACCCGTAAGTCTTCTGAAGAAGGACTGGAGCAGGACTTCAACTCGCTGCACGCGCAGCGGGAAGCCTGCGAAGCGTATATCAAGAGCCAGAGCGGCGAAGGCTGGCGTCTGATCAAGACGGTATACGATGACGGCGGGGTCTCGGGCGGAACGATGGAACGAGCAGCCCTGCAACAGCTGCTGGCTCATATCCGAGAAAAACTGATCGACGTGGTGGTGGTGTACAAGGTCGACCGTCTGACGCGATCGTTGGCTGACTTTGCCAAGATGGTCGAGATCTTCGATGCAGGTGGAGTCTCGTTCGTCGCGGTCACCCAGCAGTTCAATACGACGACTTCGATGGGTCGGCTTACGCTCAACGTTCTGCTCTCATTTGCCCAGTTCGAAAGAGAAGTAACAGGCGAGCGGATCCGCGACAAGATTGCAGCCTCCAAGCGCAAAGGAATGTGGATGGGTGGGGTGGTGTCATTGGGGTACGAAGTACAGGATCGCAAGCTGGTTATCGTGGAGGCGGAGGCCGAGGCAGTCAGAATGATTTTCCGGAGATACCTGGAGCTCGGCTGCGTGCGGCTGCTCAGAAATGATCTTGACGGCCGCGCGATTCGCTCGAAGACTCGAGTGTCGAAGAAAGGTCTCGAGTCAGGCGGAAAATCGTTTTCACGCGGAGCGCTCTACGAGTTGCTGGCCAACCCGATCTACATCGGCCAGATCCGGCACAAGGGCATCTGCCATCAGGGACTCCACGAGCCGATTATCGACCAGTCTTTGTGGGAGAGGGTTCAGCAGTTGCTGCGCGACCACACGGTCCGGAAATCCAAGGCAGAAACACCTAAACCTGGACCGCTGGCCGGCAAGCTGTTCGATGAAGCGGGTGAACCGCTGGTCTACGCTCGTACGTTCAAGGGCGAGCGACGGTATCGCTACTATTTCTCCAGAAGCCTGGCGAACGGATCTAGCGGTGAAGGCGAGCGCGGCTGGCGCTTGCCGGCCACTGAGATCGAGCGGAGCGTGCTCTCGGCGACGCGTCAAATCCTGAACGATCGGGTGGCAATCGCTTCAGCAGTTGGTGAGATTGGTGCTGACGTAGATCAGGTTCGTGCCGTACTCCATAGCGCGACACAATGGTGCCAGCGGTTGAATGTCGACGCTGAAGCCTGGACGGCGTTGAAGGAGCTGGTCGAGCGGGTAGATCTAAAGCGCGACGGTATCGGCGTGACGCTGAGACTGGCGGCGTTAACCAATCCAGGTCAGGAATCCAGCATCGCGACCGGAGCTACGATCAGCCGCTTCGTTCCGCTGGTGATGCAGCGCCGCGGCGCCGAGCTGCGGCTGATCATCGAAGGCGACACTAATCCGCCAATGATAATGGACCCGGCTTTGCTGAAGGCGGTGGCGAGGGCTCGGATCTGGTTCGAGCGCCTTGCTTCCGGTCACGTGAAATCGGTTTCCCAGCTCGCTGACAGCGAAGGTCTTCACAAGCGATACCTGAGACGCGTCTTGAGTTTGGCTTTTCTCGCACCTGAAATCGTCGAAGCGATCGTCGAGAGTCGCCAGCCAGTCAATCTAACCGCGCAGAAGCTCTTGAACCGCATCGATCTGCCGATGGACTGGAAGGAACAGAAAAAAGTCGTAGGACTTGGATAG